From Streptomyces sp. SCSIO 75703:
AAACCCTCCTCGTCCATCTGCGCCACCATGTCCAGCACCCGGGTCTCGCGCTCGGGGGCGCCCTGCGGCAGCACGTTGAGGTGGTTGATCTTCGCGGAGGTGAAGAGCATCGCCGCGCCGTTCGGGCAGGCCGCGACGCAGGCGCCGCAGCCGATGCACTCGGCGTGCTCGAAGGCGAACTCGGCGTCCGGCTTGGGCACCGGGGTGGCGTGGGCCTCCGGCGCGGCACCGGTCGGCACGGAGACGTAGCCGCCGGCCTGGATGATGCGGTCGAAGGACGAGCGGTCGACGACGAGGTCCTTCACGACCGGGAAGGCCGAGGCCCGCCACGGCTCGATGTCGATCGTGTCGCCGTCCGAGAAGGACCGCATGTGGAGCTGGCAGGTGGTGGTGCGCTCCGGGCCGTGCGCGTCGCCGTTGATGACGAGCGAGCAGGCGCCGCAGATGCCCTCGCGGCAGTCGTGGTCGAAGGCGACCGGGTCCTCGCCATTGAGGATGAGCTCCTCGTTGAGGGTGTCGAGCATCTCCAGGAAGGACATGTCGGGCGAGATGCCGTCCACCTCGTACGTGGACATGGCGCCGTCGGCGTCGGCGTTCTTCTGCCGCCAGACGCGCAGGGTGAGCTTCATGCGTAGCTCCGCTGAGTGGGGTGGACGTACTCGAAGACCAGGTCTTCCCGGTGCAGGGCCGGGGCCTCGCCCGTGCCCGTGAACTCCCAGGCCGCGGCGTAGGAGAACAGGTCGTCCCTGCGCTCCGCCTCGCCGTCGGGGGTCTGGGACTCCTCGCGGAAGTGGCCGCCGCAGGACTCGGAGCGGTGCAGGGCGTCCAGGCACATCAGCTCGGCCAGTTCCAGGTAGTCGACGATGCGGTTGGCCTTCTCCAGCGACTGGTTGAACTCCTCGCCGGTGCCCGGCACCTTGATGCGGCGCCAGAACTCCTCGCGGATCGCCGGGATGGCCTCCAGTGCCTTGCGCAGACCGGACTCGGTGCGCGCCATGCCGCAGAACTCCCACATCAGCTCGCCGATCTCGCGGTGGAAGGAGTCCGGGGTGCGGTCGCCGTCGACGGACAGCAGCAGGTTGAGCCGGTCCTCGGTCTCGGCCAGCACCTCCTGCACCTGGGGGTGGGAGGCGTCGACCTCGTCCTTGTGCGGGTTGCGGGCCAGGTAGTCGTTGATGGTGGCCGGCAGGACGAAGTAGCCGTCGGCCAGGCCCTGCATCAGCGCGGAGGCGCCGAGCCGGTTGGCCCCGTGGTCGGAGAAGTTGGCCTCGCCGATGGCGAAGAGGCCGGGGACGGTGGTCTCCAGGTCGTAGTCGACCCACAGCCCGCCCATCGTGTAGTGCACGGCCGGGTAGATGCGCATCGGCACCC
This genomic window contains:
- a CDS encoding succinate dehydrogenase/fumarate reductase iron-sulfur subunit, with the protein product MKLTLRVWRQKNADADGAMSTYEVDGISPDMSFLEMLDTLNEELILNGEDPVAFDHDCREGICGACSLVINGDAHGPERTTTCQLHMRSFSDGDTIDIEPWRASAFPVVKDLVVDRSSFDRIIQAGGYVSVPTGAAPEAHATPVPKPDAEFAFEHAECIGCGACVAACPNGAAMLFTSAKINHLNVLPQGAPERETRVLDMVAQMDEEGFGGCTLAGECATACPKGIPLMSITSMNKEWLRATRKVAKR